Proteins from a single region of Macrobrachium nipponense isolate FS-2020 chromosome 11, ASM1510439v2, whole genome shotgun sequence:
- the LOC135208483 gene encoding uncharacterized protein LOC135208483, with protein MQNIVRTTDAFQPLLLAEALKDRGSHTSGIFTREMKEAAMELKAKEDITVRQADKTAAFVLIKTKEYHEKLDAILSNSSKFERLTRNPMEDIKRDANHVISTINTSTNAVHLSPIQEDFSLGYLYGNVKTHKEGNPLRPIISQTPALTYALAKRLNQILLPMSRAAIA; from the coding sequence ATGCAGAATATTGTCCGAACAACAGACGCCTTCCAGCCCCTCCTGCTCGCCGAAGCCCTCAAGGACAGGGGGTCACACACCAGTGGCATCTTCACCCGAGAGATGAAGGAAGCAGCCATGGAGTTAAAGGCTAAGGAAGACATCACTGTGCGACAGGCAGATAAGACAGCTGCCTTCGTcttaataaaaacaaaggaatacCATGAGAAGCTCGATGCTATCCTGTCCAACTCCTCAAAGTTTGAACGTCTCACACGGAACCCCATGGAAGACATCAAAAGGGACGCCAACCATGTCATCAGTACCATCAACACGTCAACCAACGCAGTCCACCTTTCTCCCATCCAAGAGGACTTCAGCCTTGGTTACCTCTACGGGAAcgtgaaaacccataaggaaggcaaccccctccgcccgatcatcagccagacacctgCCCTGACTTACGCCTTGGCCAAGCGCCTCAATCAAATTTTACTCCCTATGTCCCGAGCcgctatagcctga